One window of the candidate division KSB1 bacterium genome contains the following:
- a CDS encoding glycerate kinase: protein MRSDQLRDIALKLLQAALQAADAAEAVREHIAREGRRVSIAGVELELGQSSRVWVVGAGKASGTMAAAVEEVLGDCVAGGLVVVKDGHRVPTRRVTLREASHPVPDERSVQAARDILHVVASASHDDLIVCVFSGGGSSLLCLPVLGLSLRDKQEATQALLACGAGIDEINCVRKHLSEVKGGRLAQRARARHLVSLLVSDVIGDRPDVIASGPTSPDPTTFADALAVLRQFTLLDSLAGTAVLTVLEEGVQGKRPETPKPGDPIFSRVTNAVVASNRLSLRAAEDLARTLGFHTLVLSSRVRGEAREVARVVASLAWEIWERGVPVEPPACVLLGGETTVTLGDAYGLGGRNQELALAAALELPPSEEIVLLCAGTDGTDGPTDAAGAVVDGGSAARARFLGLEPRDFLRRHDAYHFFQRSGELLRTGPTGTNVMDIVILLVGGRHEADQDRMHDRASQ from the coding sequence GTGCGATCCGACCAACTCAGGGACATCGCGCTGAAGCTGCTGCAGGCGGCCCTGCAGGCGGCGGATGCCGCCGAGGCGGTGCGCGAACACATCGCGCGCGAGGGGCGAAGAGTGAGCATAGCCGGGGTGGAGCTGGAGCTCGGCCAGAGTAGCCGAGTTTGGGTTGTGGGCGCGGGAAAGGCCAGCGGTACGATGGCCGCCGCGGTAGAAGAAGTGCTGGGCGATTGCGTGGCGGGTGGGCTGGTAGTGGTCAAGGACGGTCACCGGGTGCCGACCCGCAGGGTCACTCTTCGGGAGGCTTCGCACCCGGTGCCCGACGAGCGAAGCGTCCAGGCTGCGCGGGACATACTGCACGTGGTCGCCTCCGCCTCACACGATGACCTGATCGTCTGTGTGTTCAGCGGTGGCGGATCTTCCCTCCTTTGCCTCCCTGTGTTGGGATTGTCCCTGCGGGACAAGCAGGAAGCGACGCAGGCGCTCCTGGCCTGTGGGGCCGGGATTGACGAGATCAATTGCGTCCGGAAGCATCTCTCCGAGGTCAAAGGAGGCAGGCTGGCTCAGAGGGCTCGCGCCCGTCATCTCGTCTCGCTGCTGGTTTCTGATGTGATTGGGGATCGACCGGACGTGATCGCCTCGGGTCCTACATCGCCGGATCCGACCACGTTTGCAGACGCCCTTGCCGTGCTGAGGCAGTTCACCTTGCTCGACAGCTTGGCGGGCACGGCCGTCCTCACCGTACTCGAGGAGGGGGTGCAGGGAAAGCGACCGGAGACACCCAAACCGGGCGATCCTATCTTTTCCCGCGTCACCAACGCCGTAGTGGCCAGCAATCGACTCTCCCTTCGGGCTGCGGAGGATTTGGCCAGGACCCTAGGGTTCCACACCCTGGTCCTGAGCTCCCGAGTCCGAGGCGAAGCGCGAGAGGTGGCCAGAGTCGTCGCCAGTTTGGCCTGGGAGATCTGGGAGCGGGGTGTCCCGGTGGAGCCTCCAGCCTGCGTCCTGCTGGGCGGGGAGACCACGGTCACCCTGGGCGATGCGTACGGTCTCGGCGGACGTAATCAGGAGTTGGCCCTGGCGGCAGCGTTGGAGCTACCGCCGTCTGAGGAGATTGTGCTCCTCTGCGCCGGGACCGACGGGACGGATGGTCCCACCGATGCAGCTGGTGCCGTAGTCGACGGAGGGAGCGCAGCCCGTGCGCGTTTCCTGGGTTTGGAGCCGCGGGACTTCCTGAGAAGGCATGACGCGTACCACTTTTTCCAGAGGTCGGGGGAACTGCTCCGAACCGGCCCAACCGGCACCAACGTGATGGACATCGTAATCCTTCTTGTGGGAGGGCGCCATGAGGCGGACCAAGATCGTATGCACGATCGGGCCAGCCAGTGA